From one Halothece sp. PCC 7418 genomic stretch:
- a CDS encoding Hsp20/alpha crystallin family protein yields MALIRWQPFRELDELQQEMNRVFDNLGYSPLARKEDGLTNFVPPAEMEETEEAVHIRLEVPGIHPEDIDIQASAESVSIRGERKSESRTEEKGIKRTEFRYGSFQRVIPLSTRINHNEVEAEYKNGVLELTLPKVEEAKQKAVKVKVNA; encoded by the coding sequence ATGGCTTTAATTCGTTGGCAACCGTTCCGTGAACTCGATGAACTGCAACAAGAAATGAATCGTGTTTTTGATAATTTAGGTTATAGCCCTTTAGCTCGTAAAGAGGATGGTTTAACCAATTTTGTTCCCCCTGCTGAAATGGAAGAAACAGAAGAAGCGGTTCACATTCGCTTAGAAGTTCCAGGCATTCATCCTGAAGATATTGATATTCAAGCCAGTGCAGAATCGGTTTCTATTCGTGGCGAACGCAAGTCAGAATCGAGAACAGAAGAAAAAGGAATTAAACGCACTGAATTTCGTTATGGAAGTTTCCAACGAGTGATTCCGTTATCCACTCGTATTAACCATAATGAAGTTGAAGCTGAATATAAAAATGGGGTTTTAGAATTAACCCTTCCCAAAGTAGAAGAAGCAAAACAAAAAGCAGTGAAAGTGAAAGTGAATGCTTAA
- a CDS encoding DUF3179 domain-containing protein — translation MKSVVTLTMKRIVKIALGSVSLFTLTLGGMVVQAGGWDNFKLQYFHLTSVFHDQSKELDDIQKQNSKPVTETARIDLDNLFNGGPPKDGIPSIDNPQFETASTTPFNEEETVIGVFINGEAKAYPYKIMNWHEIVNDTIGGINVSVTYCPLCDTIAAFTRGNSTFGVSGKLYQSCLVMYDRADDTLYAQPWTLGIVGSRVNHSLETIPAVKTTLGNWLEKHPNSKILSTDTGYNRNYQRYPYGSYYTDNRIIFSVRNQDQRDLHPKAIVSYIWESSHETPQGEFGGASQQFAHEKMEEIGEKTVQFNGRKVKAYWDEELETVIVEEMDGTPIPSSTAFAFVYPAFFGES, via the coding sequence ATGAAATCTGTCGTCACTTTGACCATGAAACGAATTGTAAAAATTGCTTTAGGTAGTGTTTCTCTATTCACCCTCACGTTAGGGGGAATGGTTGTCCAAGCTGGGGGATGGGATAACTTTAAGCTGCAATATTTTCACCTCACCTCTGTTTTTCATGACCAAAGTAAAGAATTAGATGATATTCAAAAACAGAATAGCAAACCAGTGACAGAAACCGCCCGTATTGACCTTGATAATTTATTTAATGGCGGTCCACCGAAAGATGGGATTCCGAGTATAGATAATCCCCAATTTGAGACAGCAAGCACAACCCCTTTCAACGAAGAAGAAACGGTTATCGGCGTTTTCATCAATGGGGAAGCGAAAGCCTATCCCTATAAAATTATGAATTGGCACGAAATTGTTAATGATACCATTGGCGGAATTAATGTTAGTGTCACCTATTGTCCTTTATGCGATACCATTGCAGCATTTACAAGAGGAAATAGTACCTTTGGCGTTTCTGGAAAATTATATCAAAGTTGTTTAGTCATGTACGATCGCGCAGACGATACCCTCTACGCGCAACCGTGGACATTAGGAATTGTTGGTTCAAGAGTCAATCACAGTTTAGAAACGATTCCTGCTGTAAAAACTACTTTAGGAAATTGGCTAGAAAAACACCCCAACAGCAAAATTCTCTCTACAGATACAGGCTACAATCGCAACTATCAACGCTATCCTTACGGCAGTTATTATACCGACAATCGAATCATTTTTTCCGTTCGTAATCAAGACCAGCGAGACTTACATCCGAAAGCAATTGTTAGTTATATTTGGGAAAGCAGCCATGAAACTCCACAAGGAGAATTTGGGGGTGCAAGTCAACAGTTTGCTCACGAAAAAATGGAGGAAATTGGAGAGAAAACGGTTCAGTTTAATGGGCGTAAAGTCAAGGCTTATTGGGATGAAGAACTAGAAACCGTTATTGTAGAAGAAATGGATGGAACACCCATTCCCAGTTCCACTGCTTTTGCATTTGTTTATCCTGCTTTTTTTGGAGAAAGTTGA